GTGATGTCGCGGCTTCACCAGGGTGCTGCCCAGCGCCTGCAGGCAGGGATTACTTCGTCGCTTAGATACGTGATGATACTGGCGGTTCCGGTTGCCGTATTCGGGCTTGTGCTTGCTGGACCGCTTGTCCGGTTCATCTACGGCGGCCAATACGTAGGTTCAGTTGCCATGTTACGCGTACTTGCATGGTGGGGCGGGTTGGCCTCGCTGAACTCGATGCTCAGTAACTACCTGTATGCTGTTGATCGGCCCGGGGTCGTAATGCTGCAATCGGCAGTTGGCCTGGGCGTCAATGTTCTTCTGAATTTCCTCCTGATACCGCTGGCCGGTGGTATCGGAGCAGCGGTTTCAATTACCGCGGCCGAGTTCACCGGCACGGTCATGTTGACGGTGGCCCAGCGCACGACCGCTGCGCGAGCGGACTTACGTCAACTTGCGGGTTGCTGGGGCCGGTGTCTTATTGCGGCGGTTCTGGTAGCGCCACTGGCATGGGTGCTCGCCAAATTGCACGTCCTCGTCAGCGTCGCTGTCGGTTTGTCTGTCTATATACTGCTGCTTACCATGCTGCGCGGTTTCGACCGAGCCGACGTCCTTCTCCTACGTCGCGTGCTCGGCAAGGAGTAGTATCGTGCGGCCTTGGTCGAGACTGGGTTCCTGCTTCGCTCAGCTTCGTGGAAGTGCTGGACTCGGTGAGAGATGCAACTCGACAAGTTTTCCTGGAAAATACGGACTGCTGGTCCTGCTGGTTTGTCAAGCGGTAGTTCTGATCGCTTATTACTTGCTGCTGTCCAATACCGCTGACGTAGCTGTGTCAGTTATGGTCCTTTTTCTACCATTCTTACTTGGCACGTTGGTTGTCGTCTTGAGCCACGAATCGTACGCCACGACTTTCTTTGTACTTGCGGCGACGTTGGCCGGGCTTGGCTTTCTGCCTGGCAGTCCAGGTCTTAATACAGTCTATGTCGTCTTTCTTATGCTTGCCTATGTTGTGGCTAACCTGTCGTTTCGATTGGTGGGCGCTGGTGATGTCAGACTGAAGGGCCTGCCTATACCATTCGGTTCTCTCTTTCTGGTACTCGCTGTTGCTCTGCTGGTTTCAACACTTGTTGCGGGGGCAAGGGGACTTCTCAATGTTGGACTGATAACCGGTGTTGTGACGTTCCTGCTGTCAGGTCTTGCCGTCTGGTACTTGGCAGGTTGCTTCAGCGATGAGGGACGTCTTGTGAAGGTCATATACTCGGTAATACTAATCGTCACCGTTGCCAGTGTGGTTTGGCTGCCAGCAGCCTATGGGGCCATCGGGAAGAGGATGACGATGCCATTTCAGTCGGTTGCGGTGGGCCTGAACGAGGTTGGGGGTTCGCTAGCAATGTTGGCGGTTCTAGCAATGGGGCTGCTCGTATTGGAGGAAAAACCTGCCAGAAGGGTAGCACTTGGTATTGCGTTTCTGGTCTTGGTGCTCGGTCTCATCCTCACAAAGTCAAGGGGCGCCTGGGTTGGTGCCATTGCTGGTCTTGCATACATTCTCATTAGGGCGCGGCGGACCAAGATTCTACTTTTCTTCTTGGTGGCCATCCCCCTTGTCGTGGCTTTGCTCGAACCAATCAAGGCTACTTTTGTAGCCAGACTCACTCAGACCGAGGCCGGGGACCCTGCGTGGCTAGGCAGGGTCTTCATGTGGCAAACGGCGCTCCGGATCATTCCAAAGAATCTTCTGTTCGGCATTGGCCTGCACAACTTTGGGGTGGTAAAGTACGACTACGGGTTTCCTCGTTTTCTGGATCCGTTGGATGTTTCATTCTCCTATCGTCCAAACCAAGTCCTGTTTGGGCACACCCACAATCTATACGTGGAGCTTCTTATGGGGATCGGAGTTATTGGTTTTGCTGCCTTTCTGCTTATCATACTTCTGACAGTTGTGAACCTGAACAGAATAGCAGGTACAGATCGGGAGACGAAGTTGAAGGGGCCGGCGCTAGGCTTGGCAGCCCTCCTGATAGCGTATATGACCCATTCTTTCTTTGACTACCTCTTGTGGATTGTGTACTCTCTCGTTGTGTTTGCTACCTTTCTGGGATTGTCGCTTGTGGTAGTGAAGTTGGACCAAGAAGGATCACGCGCGTGGGTTGATCGTAGTACGTCAGCGGTTACTCGGTCACAGACTTTACGATAGCATAGATCTTGCTAGCAGTCAGTGCCCAGGAAAACCTATTAGCCTGATTCGGCCCCAGTCTGCGGAGTTGGTCTGCTAGCTGGGTGTTGTCTATCACGGTCTGGATTGTCTGGATGATGTCTCTTGTGGAGAGTGGGTTGAAGTAAAGCGCGGCACTACCCGCGACTTCGGGAATGCTTGCGGCCCGGCTGCATACGACCGGTGCTCCGTGCGCGAGTGCTTCGAGTACTGGGAGACCGAATCCTTCGTAGAGGGAGGGGAATACGAACAGGGTACATCGGCGATATAACTTGGAGAGTTCTTGGTCGGGCACGTCGGATAGGAGAACTACCCGATCGGTCAGACCAAGCTTGGCAATGACTGCCTTTGTTGCCGCGATATGTTGGCTTGTTCCCCATCCGACGATGACGAGTCGAGTTACCTCAGGAAACTTCAGTCGTGAAAAAGCGGTAAGTAACCGGGCGAGATTCTTATGCGGAGGGTGTCCTCCGACGTAGAGTATGTATGGTTGCAGTATTCCTGTGACAGAACTGTTTCCGCTACAGTCTGAATCAACCGAGGGCAGAAGTCCTTGACCTGGGGTGACCACATGAATACGTTTCGGTGGAAGCAGTCTAAGCCTCAGCAGGTCGAGGCGAGTATTCTTGGAGTCACAGATGACCGCATTGGCCCAGCGCAACGTCTGAAGTCCCAGCCAGAATGTGGCCTTGTCCCGGCCGCGATGGGACCGGTTCATGATGAGGGGAATCAGGTCGTGGACGGTTGCCACCGTCGGGATCGTCGCAAGAGGCGGTACGATTGGGGTGACGCTCAGAAGAGCATCGTACCGCCTGGTGCAGTAGCCAGTTAGTGCTGTCATTGCCCACGCTGTCCTTCTCGTGCTGTAACGGGTGAAGTCTGGAACCTTAATCGTCTCGCAGCGCGTGGCAAGAAGGCTGGGGTCCGGTGTAAGCACTGTAACTTCACACAGCTGGGAGAGCTCCTCAACCATGTGTCTTATGTACTGAGTGATACCAACGGTGGTTCGTGTATCGAATGCCGCGTTGATCAGCAGTCTCACACAGCAATAATAGTCAACATGTGCTGACGCTCAAGTTCCGGGGACCCCGCTGCGACAGTTCGAGATGTTGCGTGTGTGCGCAAGCCAGTGCGAGGACCCTGTTTGGCGGTCAGACAGGTTCCTGACTGATTTGACACACACGAAGCTCTCACTAGTATCTCGTAAGCTGGCGGCCGGCAGAGTCGGCTTCTCAGTGGATCACCTGGACGCTGCTGCCGAGCCGACGGAAGAATGCGAGGAATGATGAAATATATTGTTTCCATTGTGCTGGCATTGGGATTATCTGCTCAAGGGCAAGTGAGTCTGGCAGGTGGGAGGCTCTCGGCCGATGCTCTTCTCTGGGTTAGCTGCCGTTGGCAGCAGGGTGAAAGGGGCGGTCTGCATAACAGCCGGTTCGACTTCTATCGCCGGGCGATGTTTGTCGGTCTGAGCAGCCAGGTACATCCGGTCGCATCGCTGCGCATGTACTTCGACGCTGCCGGTGTATCACCCTACGACCTTTATTTGGACTTGCGATGGCCGAACGGCATCGGCTTGCGGGCGGGTCAGTTTGTCCCTCCGTTGGGGTTTGAGGCCTGGACACCACCACGCGAACTGAGGTTTATTGAGTACTCGATTCTCGAACGTCACTGGAAACCTTGGGGTGGGAGAGACATTGGTGTGATGGCAAGCTACAAGACAGGGCTGTTCGAGTTGGCCGGAGCAGTCGTCAATGGCAACGGCCGGAACACGTGGGGAGACGAGAATGACTGGAAGGATGTATGCGGATGCGTCACGTTGAAGCCCCTGGCTCAGTACGGTCTGCAGTTCGCGTGTCGCGCATACGACGGGCGATACTACAAGGAGGGTGTCAGGTTCTGGAATGCGGCGGCCGAAGCTCTTTTTGAGCGCGGTCCGCTTCAGGTCCTCGCGGCTGGGCAACACGCTGTTTGGGGTAGTGTAATAAGGAATTCATTCCAGGTTCAAGCGGCCTGCGGATTTCTTCAGTTGTTGGAACCGGTTGGGCGAGTCGAAGTGGAACTGTTGTCGGAGGATAAGTACGTGCTGGGCGTGACTGGGGGAGTCAACCTTCTAGCGGCCGGAGACTTGCTTAAGGTCATGCTCAACTACTGCTACTCACGCCGGGCTTCGGTTTTGCCTGAGAACAGGGAAACTCAGCAGGTCCTCACACTGCAGGTTCAGGCCGCGATGTAGCTTGAGCAGAAATGGATCGGCCGACTTGCTCCTGTGTCGATGCTAGTGGTGCTGCTTGGGACTATGTTCTAGGGCTGCTGCGGAGGATATCCATCACCTTTTCCGCCGTTTTGTCCCAGCTGAACAGGCGGGCGCGGCGCATGCCAGCCTCGCGGCAGTGATTTCTCAGGACTCTGTTTTCTGCAAGCTCCACCATCCGTTGGACCAGCGACTCGACTGAGGTCGGGTCGAAGTATACAGCCGCATCACCACCTACCTCTGGCAGACTTGAGCAGTTGCTGGCCAAAACCGGCGTGCCACAAGCCATAGCCTCTAGAACTGGCAGACCAAAACCTTCATAGACAGATGGTATCACCACATAGAGCGCACCACAGTACAGTGCGACCAAGTTCTCGACCGTTACGTAGTCCAGCAAGGAGACGCGATGCTCAATGTTCAGTCGGTGTACCTCGGACAGGATGTGGCGGTACCTCCAGCCCTTCTTCCCGGCTACGACGAGTTTGAAACGGGCTGGCAAACGGGCAAGCGCGCGGAAAAGAAGCGGGTAGTTCTTTCTGGGTTCGATAGTCCCCACTGCCAGAACGTATTCGTCCCCGATTCCCATTGCGCTTAAGCGATTCTGAACCTGGGGTAACGGCAGAGGCTGGAATATGGGGTCGGCGGCCTCTGGTACGACGGTGATGCGCGCCTCAGTCACTCCCAGTCTGGCAACGAGGTCGCGCTTAGTCTGTTCGGAGACTGTAATTATCGCGTCAGCGCGGGTGAGCGACTTCCGGAAATACAGCCGATGAACTAGCGCGTTGTAGCGGGCCATCGAACGCGGATAGAGCACGGGGACGATGTCGTGGACAGTGAGAACACCCCTTATGCCGACCGGCAGTGACAGAGGGAGGAAGTGCGACGGCCCCCAGAAGCAGTCCGGCTTGTCATGTTTTAGTAGTCTCGTAGCTCGGGTCTGTAGCCAGAAGGTGCCCGGCAGCCGGGAACGGTCGGTGCGGAGGCGAAGCGGAAGTCTGCTTGTTGGCACGGTTGTCAGCGGTCGAGAGGCGTAAAGCAGAATCTCGTCATCTTGTTTGATTTCAGCGGGCAGGTGTTCAATGACTCGCGATAGATACCAGCCGATACCGGTGAGTCTGTGCCGCAGCGCGCCGGCGTCAACCCCTATTCTCATACTGTATTCCTGGATGTTTGCGGGCTATACACGGAGTCGGCGTTGACTCAGCTTTTCCTTGATGGTTACTGCGGTAAGCACTGCCCATCCTACAGGCGCAGGGTACCGTCTCAGGTAGTGCTTGCGGTAGAACACGCGCATAGCTTCGTAGAATGCATGGTGAGCACGCAGTCGATCCGAAGTCGAGGCAGCAGATTGTCCAGCGGTACTGTGTTTGATGCCCGATGACAACCCTTTGAGGTGTATTATCGAGACCTCGGGGTGATAGACGACCTTCCAGCCAGCCTGTTTGATACGCATCGCCCAATCAATATCCTCTCCGTACATGAAGAAGGTTTCATCGAGCAGTCCAACCTGGTCGAGTACGGCTCGGCGGACAAGAAAGAAGCAGCCACTCGGTGAATCTATCTCATGTGTCGTATTCAGGTCCTTGTAGGTGAGATGATATCCACCGAAAAACCGGGACCGCGGTAGAATACGGTCCAGTCCAAGAAAATAGCAAAATGATGCCCAGGGAGTTGGGAAGCCCCGGTGACAGGCTTGGTCAAGGCTACCGTCGGCCAGGTTGACGCGACAGGTTGCTGCCCCGACTCCTGGAGAACTTTCCATGTACTGCAACATGGCTGGCAGTACCTCTTCCGGTACCCGGGTGTCAGGGTTCAGCAGCAGCACGTAGCGCCCTCTTGCAGTTCGTATGCCCAGGTTGTTGCCGGCTGCGAAGCCCAGGTTTCTGTTGTTTGCGATAAGATTGACCCAAGGAAACGAGCTGCGAAAATCCTCGACCGGGAAGCCGGGAGAGCCGTTGTCCACGAATATCACTTCAGCCAGCCCACTGTCATGGTGTACCTTCAGCTGGGCGAGGCAGGGAACAACGATATCAACGGGACCGTAGTTCAAGATGATGATTGATATCTCGGGCATGGCTAGGCTGCTACCTCCTTGAACACCGCTGTCAGACTCTGTGCTGCTCGCTGCCAACTGAACCGGTTGGCGTTGACGCGCCCGCGTTCCTTCAGTCGCGAACTAAGGTCGGAATCACTTAGGACACGCAGTATGGCTTCGGCTAGTTGTCGCTCATCTTTCGGGTCAACAAGTACAGCTGCGTCGCCCAGCACCTCGGGTAGGGAGGCTGAGTGCGAAGATACAACGGGTGTGCCGCAGGACATTGCCTCCAGTGGTGGCAGTCCGAACCCTTCGTAGAGAGAAGGGAACACAAACAGGTCAGCAAGCGTGTACAATGTCGGCAGGTCTTCCTGGACGACGAAATCGAGCAGAATCACACTATCGCCGAGTGACTGTGCCAGTTCGTAGAAACGTTGATTCTTCCAGCCCAGGCGACGCGCGCCACCGATTACCAGCTTGTGCTCGATTGCGTGCTGAGCTCGGAGTGTGGCGAAAGCACGGAGGAGGCATTCCAGGTTCTTCTTGGGTTCGGGGACACCGAGTGCAAGGATGAACTTGTCGGGTAGGCGCAATGCGTGGCGGACGCGCTCGAGCTTTTCCGGCTCGTTGACGGGTCGGAACTGGGCGTCGACCCCATTCTGGACAACCCGAATTTTCTTGCGTGGTACGCCGAGCCGGGACTGCAGCTCTAGTGACGTGAATTCAGATACGGAGACGACGATGTCGGCCTGCCGCACGGCGGCAAGAATTGCATGTCGGAAATAGGCGACCTTTGACCGGGGGTAGTACTGGGGCAATACCAACATACCGATGTCGTGGACTGTGACCACTTGGGGAGTCGTCTTGAATGCTGGTAGGGTGTTGTGGCATCCCCAGAGAACGTTGCAGTGAAGCCGGCTGACCTCGAGCGGCAGAACCATTTGTTCCCAGATGACTCTCAGGGGACGGAATGCTGTCACGGTCCGAAAGCTTACGCGTTTCGAGAACTGGC
This candidate division WOR-3 bacterium DNA region includes the following protein-coding sequences:
- a CDS encoding glycosyltransferase family 2 protein, with product MPEISIIILNYGPVDIVVPCLAQLKVHHDSGLAEVIFVDNGSPGFPVEDFRSSFPWVNLIANNRNLGFAAGNNLGIRTARGRYVLLLNPDTRVPEEVLPAMLQYMESSPGVGAATCRVNLADGSLDQACHRGFPTPWASFCYFLGLDRILPRSRFFGGYHLTYKDLNTTHEIDSPSGCFFLVRRAVLDQVGLLDETFFMYGEDIDWAMRIKQAGWKVVYHPEVSIIHLKGLSSGIKHSTAGQSAASTSDRLRAHHAFYEAMRVFYRKHYLRRYPAPVGWAVLTAVTIKEKLSQRRLRV
- a CDS encoding glycosyltransferase family 1 protein; the encoded protein is MRIAVDATAARSLGHGIGTYVSGLLAELPAVESDNHYIAYLSGRASDRLAVCSQFSKRVSFRTVTAFRPLRVIWEQMVLPLEVSRLHCNVLWGCHNTLPAFKTTPQVVTVHDIGMLVLPQYYPRSKVAYFRHAILAAVRQADIVVSVSEFTSLELQSRLGVPRKKIRVVQNGVDAQFRPVNEPEKLERVRHALRLPDKFILALGVPEPKKNLECLLRAFATLRAQHAIEHKLVIGGARRLGWKNQRFYELAQSLGDSVILLDFVVQEDLPTLYTLADLFVFPSLYEGFGLPPLEAMSCGTPVVSSHSASLPEVLGDAAVLVDPKDERQLAEAILRVLSDSDLSSRLKERGRVNANRFSWQRAAQSLTAVFKEVAA
- a CDS encoding glycosyltransferase family 1 protein: MRIGVDAGALRHRLTGIGWYLSRVIEHLPAEIKQDDEILLYASRPLTTVPTSRLPLRLRTDRSRLPGTFWLQTRATRLLKHDKPDCFWGPSHFLPLSLPVGIRGVLTVHDIVPVLYPRSMARYNALVHRLYFRKSLTRADAIITVSEQTKRDLVARLGVTEARITVVPEAADPIFQPLPLPQVQNRLSAMGIGDEYVLAVGTIEPRKNYPLLFRALARLPARFKLVVAGKKGWRYRHILSEVHRLNIEHRVSLLDYVTVENLVALYCGALYVVIPSVYEGFGLPVLEAMACGTPVLASNCSSLPEVGGDAAVYFDPTSVESLVQRMVELAENRVLRNHCREAGMRRARLFSWDKTAEKVMDILRSSPRT
- a CDS encoding glycosyltransferase family 1 protein; this encodes MRLLINAAFDTRTTVGITQYIRHMVEELSQLCEVTVLTPDPSLLATRCETIKVPDFTRYSTRRTAWAMTALTGYCTRRYDALLSVTPIVPPLATIPTVATVHDLIPLIMNRSHRGRDKATFWLGLQTLRWANAVICDSKNTRLDLLRLRLLPPKRIHVVTPGQGLLPSVDSDCSGNSSVTGILQPYILYVGGHPPHKNLARLLTAFSRLKFPEVTRLVIVGWGTSQHIAATKAVIAKLGLTDRVVLLSDVPDQELSKLYRRCTLFVFPSLYEGFGLPVLEALAHGAPVVCSRAASIPEVAGSAALYFNPLSTRDIIQTIQTVIDNTQLADQLRRLGPNQANRFSWALTASKIYAIVKSVTE
- a CDS encoding O-antigen ligase family protein translates to MVLFLPFLLGTLVVVLSHESYATTFFVLAATLAGLGFLPGSPGLNTVYVVFLMLAYVVANLSFRLVGAGDVRLKGLPIPFGSLFLVLAVALLVSTLVAGARGLLNVGLITGVVTFLLSGLAVWYLAGCFSDEGRLVKVIYSVILIVTVASVVWLPAAYGAIGKRMTMPFQSVAVGLNEVGGSLAMLAVLAMGLLVLEEKPARRVALGIAFLVLVLGLILTKSRGAWVGAIAGLAYILIRARRTKILLFFLVAIPLVVALLEPIKATFVARLTQTEAGDPAWLGRVFMWQTALRIIPKNLLFGIGLHNFGVVKYDYGFPRFLDPLDVSFSYRPNQVLFGHTHNLYVELLMGIGVIGFAAFLLIILLTVVNLNRIAGTDRETKLKGPALGLAALLIAYMTHSFFDYLLWIVYSLVVFATFLGLSLVVVKLDQEGSRAWVDRSTSAVTRSQTLR